The segment tgtgcggctcaagaagctaTCGGCGCTGCACGTCAGTTTTTGAAGGTTATGGTGAGGCGAATGTCGGTTCacagcaataaaataaaagtctatctAACGGCACCTTTCCAATTTTTTCCTTGTTgttcttgttgttatggaaacgacaggtctagctactcgcttgtcattggtcagctgtcaaaaaagtgCTTGACGTAAGGCGTTTTCGTCAGAaaagttaaacattttttaactttaaaagacgctctgagctgcagaaaaagaagCCGGCAGTGGCTTTTAAAAAAGCGCTCAGgactttttttttgaaaacacggTTTATTCCATAGggttataatgtaaaacagatgCTGGCAGTTTCAAAAAAGacaccaagtgtgaacacggccttagttttaacttgtctataacttgGCAAATTTCAATGGTAGTGCATTAAAGTATTTTGATGGGGCATGTTCTTTGTTTGGatgtgtttccaaacttttgactggtagtgtatatctgtGTGCTAGAGACTAACTATGTCATTGTGACATCAAATGTCATTTATGTCTTCTAACCACCAGTGATTCTTTCTGTTTTCTTACAGTGAACAGAAGCAGAGAGACAAACGGAGAAGATGCTGATGAATCCTGTCTGGGAGGAAAGTCAGAGGACATACCATTGCTTCAGATCTGCGGCACCAGTGTTTAACAGTTTAGTCTTATTcccatttggaaaaaaaaaggtgtgcacactttatatatatatatatatacacatatatatatatatatatatatatatatatatatatataaccctcCAACATCCATTCTGCATTAATaatcacactgtaaaaagttttcagcactttcaacttaaaatcttaaggcagctgctaaacttaagtttctAAGTTAAATCAaccaagtcatttaaactcacaagttatatcagctcttttttattgcaataagttaaaatgacttgtagttttaagcttatttaacttaaaaacttaaggcagctgctgaacttaggtttttaagttgaatctggtgaaaactttttacagtgttggCGCTGCTGGGCTGTGCAATTAGTACCAACCATTTTGATTTGTAGTTATTGTTACTGGTGCTGAATGTAAACGTTAATATCGTTAGGTAATTCCATAgtattatatcattttatataatttatactattttgtttgtattgttaataataatgccTGGTTTCACAAAAAGGGCTTAGGTTAAACCAGGATTAAGCAATATTTCAATCGGGACATTTAGGTACCTATTATAAACGTGCTTTAGAAAATAACTTTACTGATGTGCATCTTGTGACAAAATAATtgcactgacatattttaagaagAGAAACAATGTGTCCGGTACTTTAACATTCTTCTCAAGGATGCAGGCTGGATTTTCCTGTTTCTCATTACACTTTTATTGTCAGACTCATATATCTGCAACAGTAAAGTACAAATACCttaaaaatggttcaaaactattttttagctggtgaaaatactagtgttttaaTCATTTAAGCCACCACTGTTTGCACACACAGGCATGTCCTCTCTTTGTTGAGACAGAAGTAATGTATTAAGCGTAGAGGAGAAATACTGAAACTAAAGCATTGATCTCATTAGGCTAGTATTGATCTGATACTAATACCAATACCAATGCTGGTACGCTATTAGGATCGATCTGCTCACCCCTATAAGAAAAAGAAGAAGGGttactaaaatagaaaaaaactcaATGTATGGAGTAAGATATAGTTTATTAGGCCAATAAAACATTCACTGAAAAAAATTAAAGCAGAAATTgctttgtaaaatatatttttcctgaTTCAAATACAATCAACAGACAGTAAATGTCATtgattaaatataaaaagtaCAGGAAACaatgtattaataaaaagtttacaatttaatcaaaaatgagcCAAGTAGAAGTAAAAACTTACAAGCCACATCTCTCTTACTGTAGGAACAAGTAGGAATTGGCATTAGTTTTAATGGTGTTACTATTCTTATTCTATATCATTATGCAAAATGATAcacaaaaataaatgttctttgggGAGGAACTCCATCTTTGAGTTGATCAGAATCTCAGTTGAAACTGCTGGTTTTGAAGATAAAGATGCACTTTATTCACTGTGAAAACTTTATCAATTCACATGTAATGGACGGCAAGGAACGAGCTTGGGTTCTCCcgaggtttttttctccatttctgttaCAATGGAGTTTTGGTTACTTGCCGCTATTGCCTTTGCcgtgcttagttggggacactttttTAACGAtattgtatactatttgaactgaactgagctggatgatgacattCAATTCAGTAATGAACTGCCTTAAGCTGAAAACTGATCGTTTACTGTTgttcttttgcattattgacacactattgtcttatttaatactgtaaagttgctttgacacaacctctATTGTTAAAagggctatataaataaaggtggcTGATTTATCCAGATCACATTTTATAGCTTGATTCATTATTGTGTGACATTTGCTAAGAAAGCAGCATCTAATTACGATTAGACAAAAGCTATGATTGTCGTGTGTATCTTTCAGTACAGTTCTGTGATCAGATGTAAATCTCCATCTGGAAGCCAGAGGACGCTCTCACACCAAATACCCCTCTGAATAAACATAAGACttaactgctttcattgattGAATGTGACTAATAAACACACAACTACAATATATGGTTTATATGAGTTCTTTCTTGTTATTataattttcataataataaagtatataataacTCAATGCATTAATTACTGcttaaaatactataaaatatattctatatataccACACAGAGCCttagttcactgagaagctacaaaaacagctgtcattatcgagatttttttcaattttaaccACACGAATATCgtcctttttgtgtgtgtgtagcttgtcagtgaactacggctctgtgtagtaaatgctgctccatctgaaagcagGTGATGAAGATTAACTACTAaatacagaaccggctttactgacaagcCCTATTAGACCTGAAAGTGCTGGATCTACAGATGATCTACTTATTGTGATTGTTTTTCGTATGACTGTGTAGAGAAGATGAATGTGTAAAAcgcttcccacattcagtgcagtgatacggtttctctccagtgtggatcctctcatgtattttccgATGTGTTAACTGACTGAAtgtcttgtcgcagtgtgaacacatgtaaggtttctctccagtgtggatcctctcatgcagtTTTAAACAGTACGCTgaagtaaaagtcttttcacactttAAGCACATGTaatctctcacaccagtgtgAACTTTCTGATGTACTTTCAAACTAGGTAGAAatgcaaaactctttccacacacatGGCATGAATGCGGCTTCTCTTTtgtatgaactctcaggtgtGTCTTCAGGGATGAGGCCCACAAAAATGTTttgccacattgatcacatggGTAAATCTTCTCTTCTGTGTGCATGTTCATGTGTATCTTAAGTTTTGCTGATTctgagaaactcttcccgcactgatcacaagtgaatggCTTCTTTCCAGTATGAACTCTCTTATGTGCAATAAGATGTCCCTTTTGTGCAAATCCTtttccgcactgatcacatgtgtagagtttctctccagtgtggatcctctcatgtattttcagctgTCCTgtctgactgaatctcttgtcacagtgtgaacacatgTGAactttctctccagtgtggatcttcaTGTGCTCCTTAAGGTGTGTAGAGCGAGCAAAATTCTTCCcacacaaaacacaagtgaacggtttctctccagtgtgaactttcatgtgctcCTTAAGGTGTTCTGACCgtctgaaactcttcccgcactgatcacatgtgtacggtttctctccagtgtgggtcCTCTCGTGTGTTTTTAGGTGTCCTGAATGaatgaatctcttgtcgcagtgtgaacacttgtacggtttctctccggtgtgaactctcatgtgaacatCAAGACTATATTTGCAtgtcaaactctttccacactgagtgcaggtgaaagacTTCTTGGGTCTTCTTTTCTTTAAACCTTTCTCCTTAAgtcttttttttccagatttaaCATGACTTTTCTCCTCAACCTCCCTCAATTCTTCATTCTGCTCACTTTCGTCATTCAtctctgaaataaaagtaaaaataaatcagATTGTGGACGTAAAAGTGATTCCTGCTGTAACAGTGTATTACAGGAATATTGATCACTTTGATGCAATTTTATAAATTGAATATGAAGTACATTAATCTTCAAAtattacactctaaaaagtgctgggttatttttgtaaacacattgctgggttaattgtgctgggtcaaaattctgggttgtttgaggcactgtaaacacacagttgggttgatcatgctgggtcaaatggactataaggggttctttcactatgaacacctgggttgggttattttgacccaaccggtttgtttatttttttcacttcatcgaacattctggattcttcactcgtctcgtcgccaggcggtcaggcacctcgcagcaagcaggattataaggtaaattaataatatgattatataattatttacctttatttttaataagttgtgttttagagcgtactgatttcactgtttaatgcaatatttgatatgtcgctgtgcggggttggcattttattccgtgaatgacgaacgttgtaacttaagcagc is part of the Garra rufa chromosome 1, GarRuf1.0, whole genome shotgun sequence genome and harbors:
- the LOC141329967 gene encoding uncharacterized protein isoform X1, producing MRVHTGEKPYKCSHCDKRFIHSGHLKTHERTHTGEKPYTCDQCGKSFRRSEHLKEHMKVHTGEKPFTCVLCGKNFARSTHLKEHMKIHTGEKVHMCSHCDKRFSQTGQLKIHERIHTGEKLYTCDQCGKGFAQKGHLTVHKRVHTGKKPFTCDHCGKSFSESAKLKEHVNMHTGEKIYPCDQCGKTFLWASVLKTHLGVHTKEKPHSCHVCGKSFSFLQSLKVHQKVHTGVRDYMCFKCEKTFTSAYCLKLHERIHTGEKPYMCSHCDKTFSQLTHRKIHERIHTGEKPYHCTQCGKSLTCKYSLDVHMRVHTGEKPYKCSHCDKRFIHSGHLKTHERTHTGEKPYTCDQCGKSFRRSEHLKEHMKVHTGEKPFTCVLCGKNFARSTHLKEHMKIHTGEKVHMCSHCDKRFSQTGQLKIHERIHTGEKLYTCDQCGKGFAQKGHLIAHKRVHTGKKPFTCDQCGKSFSESAKLKIHMNMHTEEKIYPCDQCGKTFLWASSLKTHLRVHTKEKPHSCHVCGKSFAFLPSLKVHQKVHTGVRDYMCLKCEKTFTSAYCLKLHERIHTGEKPYMCSHCDKTFSQLTHRKIHERIHTGEKPYHCTECGKRFTHSSSLHSHTKNNHNK
- the LOC141329967 gene encoding uncharacterized protein isoform X2 yields the protein MRVHTGEKPYKCSHCDKRFIHSGHLKTHERTHTGEKPYTCDQCGKSFRRSEHLKEHMKVHTGEKPFTCVLCGKNFARSTHLKEHMKIHTGEKVHMCSHCDKRFSQTGQLKIHERIHTGEKLYTCDQCGKGFAQKGHLTVHKRVHTGKKPFTCDHCGKSFSESAKLKEHVNMHTGEKIYPCDQCGKTFLWASVLKTHLGVHTKEKPHSCHVCGKSFSFLQSLKVHQKVHTGVRDYMCFKCEKTFTSAYCLKLHERIHTGEKPYMCSHCDKTFSQLTHRKIHERIHTGEKPYQCSECGKRFTHSSSLHSHMRVHTGEKPYKCSHCDKRFIHSGHLKTHERTHTGEKPYTCDQCGKSFRRSEHLKEHMKVHTGEKPFTCVLCGKNFARSTHLKEHMKIHTGEKVHMCSHCDKRFSQTGQLKIHERIHTGEKLYTCDQCGKGFAQKGHLIAHKRVHTGKKPFTCDQCGKSFSESAKLKIHMNMHTEEKIYPCDQCGKTFLWASSLKTHLRVHTKEKPHSCHVCGKSFAFLPSLKVHQKVHTGVRDYMCLKCEKTFTSAYCLKLHERIHTGEKPYMCSHCDKTFSQLTHRKIHERIHTGEKPYHCTECGKRFTHSSSLHSHTKNNHNK